In one window of Primulina tabacum isolate GXHZ01 chromosome 8, ASM2559414v2, whole genome shotgun sequence DNA:
- the LOC142554197 gene encoding uncharacterized protein LOC142554197, which produces MDGGEDPSKLASNPQEPTTTQPLLSHQFPSPSAASISETEEDQAQYLQISYNYGPRPFKDLSFLILFCVLVLFTFGFGIFATVNRNPHRYQVSSFVYNTTLSSCTIQYYGSPFSLNSSEWNLFSSAFRDNPTSLNASKSNLSESVPGNPPAFYNSASSSPQESSLFYSLMHYLSLCSNPTSLNSLGSSVLNSLIWTLVITLILSLPFVLLVLSLLKRYTKQIVYASLPFFVIVPIFINVSWFVACTVSSRCSDAFPLSYRILVLIFVFLIIGVIVWIFIVNWHRVELTVSIIGVAANALSSNLGLFGVLPSLTLGLFVYYVPIVFFLIYSSSNGKIVPQKENGEYYCVWKQDRWVPAYYTLAIFTMLWSATAMVEAQVYVISGTIAQWYFSKDELRPKRAIRSSLRNAFGHSSGTICFSGLIFGAVRVVRSMVDNARQEETSGIVNVILRCCVSALMSAIDFLNKFTINFAAITGEAYCKAARMTYELLKRNLLSAVFVETVSTRILAGIILVLSAIYTVVVCVILKAGIHLGDDAYFVAVMAWILLIVILGYFVHVLDNVIDTVYVCYAIDRDRGEVSKQDVHDVYVHLPISRSHRPAGFPGRAPLGV; this is translated from the exons ATGGACGGCGGAGAGGACCCGAGCAAGCTGGCTTCCAACCCCCAGGAACCCACCACCACCCAGCCACTCCTTTCCCACCAATTTCCTTCACCCTCCGCCGCTTCGATTTCTGAAACTGAAGAAGACCAAGCTCAGTACCTTCAGATCTCTTACAATTATGGGCCTCGCCCTTTTAAAGATTTGTCCTTCCTTATTCTCTTTTGTGTTCTTGTACTCTTCACTTTTGGCTTCGGGATTTTCGCAACTGTTAACAGAAACCCCCACCGCTATCAAGTTTCCTCGTTTGTCTACAACACCACCTTATCTTCTTGCACTATTCAGTATTATGGCTCTCCCTTTTCTTTGAATTCTTCGGAGTGGAATCTTTTCAGTTCAGCTTTTCGTGACAACCCCACTTCTTTGAATGCCTCAAAATCGAATCTTTCTGAGAGCGTGCCTGGAAATCCCCCTGCTTTTTACAACTCCGCCTCTTCAAGTCCCCAAGAATCGAGTCTATTTTATAGTCTGATGCATTATTTATCTCTTTGTAGCAATCCCACATCTTTGAACTCCTTGGGATCAAGCGTTTTGAATAGCTTGATATGGACTCTTGTAATCACCCTAATTTTGAGCTTGCCCTTTGTGTTGTTAGTGCTTTCGTTGCTTAAACGCTACACAAAACAGATAGTGTATGCTTCGCTTCCATTTTTTGTGATAGTCCCAATTTTCATCAATGTTTCTTGGTTTGTTGCTTGCACTGTGAGCTCCAGATGTAGCGATGCTTTTCCCTTGTCTTATCGAATTTTAGTCCTCATTTTTGTGTTCTTGATAATTGGGGTAATCGTGTGGATATTCATAGTAAACTGGCATAGAGTGGAGTTAACCGTGAGTATCATCGGCGTGGCTGCTAATGCATTGTCAAGTAACTTGGGGTTGTTTGGAGTTCTTCCATCTCTTACTTTGGGTTTATTTGTGTACTATGTGCCCATAGTTTTTTTCTTGATATACTCGAGCAGTAATGGAAAAATTGTGCCTCAAAAAGAGAATGGGGAATACTATTGTGTTTGGAAACAGGATAGATGGGTGCCCGCCTATTATACGTTGGCGATCTTTACTATGCTCTGGTCTGCCACAGCAATGGTGGAAGCTCAGGTATATGTGATAAGTGGAACTATAGCTCAGTGGTACTTCTCAAAGGATGAGTTGCGGCCAAAGCGTGCAATAAGAAGTTCGTTGAG AAATGCATTTGGCCACTCCTCCGGCACAATATGTTTCTCAGGATTAATTTTCGGCGCAGTTCGTGTTGTGCGCTCTATGGTTGATAATGCTAGGCAAGAGGAGACATCAGGAATTGTAAATGTCATTCTACGGTGCTGTGTCAGTGCCCTAATGTCAGCAATTGATTTTCTGAACAAATTCACAATAAACTTTGCAGCCATAACTGGCGAAGCATATTGCAAAGCCGCAAGAATGACTTACGAACTTCTCAAACGCAACCTTCTTTCTGCAGTATTTGTTGAGACCGTTTCTACTCGAATACTGGCTGGCATTATCCTAGTTCTATCTGCAATCTACACAGTAGTG GTTTGTGTGATATTGAAAGCTGGAATTCATCTTGGGGACGATGCCTACTTTGTTGCTGTTATGGCCTGGATACTGTTGATCGTGATTCTTGGCTACTTCGTGCACGTTCTGGACAATGTTATCGATACAGTGTATGTTTGCTATGCTATTGACCGGGACCGAGGGGAGGTCTCGAAACAGGACGTCCACGATGTTTATGTTCATCTACCCATCAGTAGAAGTCATAGACCAGCAGGTTTTCCTGGAAGAGCTCCTCTCGGAGTCTAA
- the LOC142554196 gene encoding rac-like GTP-binding protein ARAC3, giving the protein MSASRFIKCVTVGDGAVGKTCLLISYTSNTFPSDYVPTVFDNFSANVVVDGNTVNLGLWDTAGQEDYNRLRPLSYRGADVFILSFSLISKASFENISKKWVPELRHYAPGVPIILVGTKLDLREDKQFFLDHPGAVPIMNAQGEELKKLIGATAYIECSAKTQQNVKAVFDAAIKVVLQPPKQKKKKKKGDHKACNIL; this is encoded by the exons ATGAGTGCGTCGAGGTTTATAAAGTGTGTAACTGTCGGAGATGGTGCCGTGGGTAAAACTTGCCTGCTCATTTCTTACACCAGCAACACCTTTCCCTCT GACTACGTCCCAACTGTGTTTGACAATTTTAGTGCCAATGTTGTGGTGGATGGAAACACTGTTAATTTAGGATTGTGGGATACTGCAG GCCAGGAGGATTACAATAGATTAAGACCATTGAGTTACCGTGGAGCTGATGTCtttattctttcattttccCTTATTAGCAAGGCCAGCTTCGAGAATATCTCCAAGAAG TGGGTACCTGAATTGAGGCATTATGCACCTGGAGTTCCAATAATTCTTGTTGGAACAAAGCTTG ATCTTCGTGAGGACAAGCAATTCTTCCTAGACCACCCAGGAGCAGTTCCCATCATGAATGCACAG GGAGAGGAGCTGAAGAAGTTGATTGGAGCAACTGCTTATATAGAATGTAGTGCTAAAACACAACAG AATGTGAAGGCAGTGTTTGATGCAGCAATAAAAGTTGTCCTGCAGCCACCAaagcaaaaaaagaaaaagaagaaggggGATCATAAAGCTTGCAATATATTGTGA